From the Cherax quadricarinatus isolate ZL_2023a chromosome 34, ASM3850222v1, whole genome shotgun sequence genome, one window contains:
- the LOC128693711 gene encoding EF-hand domain-containing protein D2 homolog — MGDVKLVTLLDIAKHPEYSEDELNKLFQLFCRYAEPKMKKGHISLDSFKKLLEALELTQTHLEAKETYDKAAKDGKISLDEFMKLVKDLTAKTGKINLDLVVKLAAQEEVNVDDVGVGGAKRFFEAKARILEVGDAAYRAFEDKKKEEEERKKRQEEFKKKREQFQPAA; from the exons CACCCAGAATATAGTGAAGATGAGCTGAACAAGCTCTTCCAGCTCTTCTGCCGCTATGCCGAACCCAAAATGAAAAAGGGCCACATCTCCCTTGACAGCTTCAAAAAGTTACTGGAGGCATTGGAACTGACACAGACGCATCTTGAAGCAAAGGAGACGTACGATAAGGCTGCTAAGGATGGAAAAATCTCTTTGGATGAGTTCATGAAACTAGTTAAAGATCTGACTGCTAAAACAGGGAAAATCAATTTGGAT CTGGTGGTGAAGCTGGCAGCCCAAGAAGAAGTGAATGTAGAtgatgtgggtgttggtggtgccaAGAGATTTTTTGAGGCCAAGGCTCGAATTCTTGAGGTAGGAGATGCTGCCTACAGAGCCTTTGAGGATaagaaaaaggaagaggaagagagaaagaagaggcAAGAGGAATTCAAGAAGAAGAGGGAGCAGTtccagccagcagcataa